A portion of the Coriobacteriia bacterium genome contains these proteins:
- a CDS encoding FAD-dependent oxidoreductase, whose protein sequence is MTSSHIERMSRRTFAKGAGALAAAGAIGAATLTISQPAIASEASEASDAKSSSPAAADSTETCDIVVIGAGAAGLAACVEAAELGASVICVESQATSGGNVKGVEGCFGIGSSMQSKQGIEIDPGATIRSELEASQLRASGPGYVDMVHASGANIDWMLENGVTFSDVDAAMGTLKVFHRFASGTGQSDYVEPMTFKAEELGVTFLYETAATSLVQDASGKVSGVLAEGPDGIVQIDAKAVILATGGFADNDEMMAEFCLTDNKISRGGFPGHDGSGHKMAIAAGARSYLSNAAFLAAHIVKGLPGYYQNGKWSFVIGVNAPYAVWVNEKGERFINEDCSAANIMLMAVPSFRNKSTHVIMDAAMVETFMAGDAEAQKQLDDGLASGEIVKADTIEELAEAMGVDADTLCSTIKEYNGFAEIGSDHNYGKAPESLQAIEQAPFYGIHVITEINASVGSIYTDRTFHAIDEEGQPIAGLYVVGVEGAMLWSNIYTINVSGGCNANNVYSGRTAAQDAVSTYLA, encoded by the coding sequence ATGACCAGTTCCCACATCGAACGCATGAGCCGCAGAACGTTCGCCAAGGGCGCAGGGGCCCTAGCGGCAGCAGGAGCCATTGGTGCAGCCACCCTGACCATCTCTCAACCCGCCATTGCCTCCGAGGCTTCCGAGGCCTCTGATGCCAAGTCTTCCTCTCCGGCGGCCGCCGACTCCACTGAGACCTGTGACATCGTCGTCATCGGCGCGGGAGCCGCCGGCCTTGCCGCCTGCGTCGAAGCCGCCGAGCTCGGCGCCAGCGTTATCTGCGTCGAAAGCCAGGCGACATCCGGTGGCAACGTCAAGGGCGTCGAGGGGTGCTTCGGCATCGGTTCGAGCATGCAGAGCAAGCAAGGCATTGAGATTGACCCTGGAGCCACGATTCGCTCGGAGCTCGAGGCGTCTCAGCTGCGCGCCAGCGGCCCCGGGTACGTCGACATGGTGCACGCCTCAGGCGCGAACATCGACTGGATGCTCGAAAACGGCGTCACGTTCAGCGACGTTGATGCCGCTATGGGCACGCTCAAGGTGTTTCATCGCTTCGCAAGCGGCACTGGTCAGAGCGACTACGTGGAGCCGATGACCTTCAAAGCCGAGGAGCTCGGCGTCACATTCCTGTATGAGACAGCCGCCACATCGCTTGTTCAGGACGCCTCGGGAAAGGTGAGCGGCGTTCTTGCCGAAGGTCCCGACGGCATCGTGCAGATTGATGCAAAAGCCGTCATCCTCGCCACCGGAGGCTTCGCCGACAACGACGAGATGATGGCGGAGTTTTGCCTCACAGACAACAAAATCTCGCGTGGCGGGTTCCCCGGCCATGACGGCTCGGGGCACAAAATGGCCATCGCCGCCGGTGCTCGTAGCTACCTATCCAACGCTGCCTTTCTCGCTGCCCACATCGTCAAGGGGCTGCCCGGCTATTACCAGAACGGCAAGTGGAGCTTTGTCATCGGCGTCAACGCCCCGTATGCGGTGTGGGTAAACGAGAAGGGTGAGCGATTCATCAACGAGGACTGCTCCGCCGCGAACATCATGCTCATGGCAGTGCCATCCTTCCGCAACAAGAGCACTCACGTCATCATGGACGCAGCCATGGTCGAGACCTTCATGGCAGGCGACGCCGAAGCCCAAAAGCAGCTCGATGACGGCCTTGCCTCCGGCGAGATCGTCAAAGCCGACACCATCGAAGAGCTCGCCGAAGCCATGGGCGTCGACGCTGACACCCTGTGCTCGACAATCAAAGAGTACAACGGCTTTGCTGAGATTGGTTCCGACCATAACTACGGCAAGGCGCCAGAATCCCTGCAGGCAATCGAACAAGCCCCATTCTACGGCATCCACGTCATCACCGAAATCAACGCGAGCGTGGGGTCCATTTACACTGACCGGACATTCCACGCGATTGATGAAGAGGGACAGCCTATCGCCGGGCTGTACGTTGTCGGCGTGGAGGGCGCCATGCTTTGGAGCAACATCTACACGATTAACGTCTCCGGAGGCTGCAACGCCAATAACGTCTACTCCGGGCGCACCGCCGCTCAGGATGCCGTGAGCACCTACCTGGCATAA